The Rhodospirillaceae bacterium nucleotide sequence GCAACCGCGAGTTCAATGGCACCGGTCGTCGCTAGCATGCCCAGGAGCGCGGTGACGATCGCCGCCACCAAGGTCGTCAAATCCTCTGACAGCAGGGCTGTGCCGGCCTTCCCCGATGCGCGGCGGTCGCCGACCAGCAGGGCGGCCAGGGAAAGAAGGGCTGCTGGCGCTACCCACGGTCCCAGGCTGCTTTGCAATGTGCCCGCAAGGCCGCCGAGCAGCCCCATGAAACCGAAGGTCCGAATGCCGATGCGCGCATGGTCGTCATCGCCCTGCTTGCGCCATTCGCGCTCTAGGCCGATCAGCAGGCCGATGGCCAGCGCGACGATCAGTTCGGTGGCGAGGCGCAAGTCGAAATGGCTGAAATCGAAATCGACACTTCCCACCACCGATCCGGCACCGGCTTGTTCAGCCTCCATCGGACGACCTGCCTAGGAGCGGCGACGGCGGCGCGGCCGCATGCCGGCCGGCAGCGCGCCAGTGGCTCCCGAACCAGCGGCAAGCGGGCCGGCGGCCTTGGAGAACAGAGCGAGCGGATTGGGCAGGCGATCGAACATCGCGCGCAGCTGGCCTTTGATCTGCGGGATCTTCATCACTTCGCCGATGCGGCGGTCGAGGAAGGCCCAGGTGGCCGCATGGCCATCGCTCTTGTCGTTGAGCCAATAAAGCAAGGTCGCCGAGTAGACCGCGGCGAGCAGCGCGCTTGGTGTAGAAGCTGAAATCGGTCGACTTGTCGCCGATCGCCAGCCAGATCGCATCCACCGTGCCATAGAGCAGTTTGGGGCCGAGCGGCGCATTCTCCGGCAGCAGCAGGAAAGAAAGGCCCGAGCGGATCGCCTCGCGCTGCCCAGCGACGAGTTCCAGTCGCAAGCGCACCGCGCGGGTGATGCGGTCTCGTATCTTGCCGCCGGCAATATCCTCTTTCGTCATGGCATTGATCATCAGGGCGTCATTGCGCTGGTGATTGTAGGCGAGCAATTCGGCCATGCCGCCGGGAAAGGCATTGAGTGCGCGCGGCAGGTCGATGCCGCAATCGGCGGAACCGGCGCGGAACGCGGCATCGGTCCAGCCGTCGAACGGGACATGGGGCATGACGGCCTCAACCAGCCTGTCGCGATCATCCTGCCAGTCATAGGCCTTCGCTGGTTCGCTGCGCGCTTCTGTCGCGGTTACGGGATTCACGGGCACACTCCAAAGCAAACATCGATCGGATGGCAGGCGGTCCACATCCCCGCCCATTGCTGGCCGCAGTCTGCCACGGACTGTCCCGGATAGCCACATCGGGGTCACCGCGCGGCACGCGGCACGCCATGTGTGAAGGGGTTCACAGGTAGCCAGAACCGTTGCGGCGCCGGCCTCGACAGATCGGGCATGGGCAAGACGCTCATGAATGCAACCCGATAGGACAGGAGCTCAATCATGAACAAGCAGTTGACCGCTATTGCCGCCGTCGCTTCGCTCGTCGGCATCCTTGCTTTTGCCGGCCATGCCGCCGCCGCCAACGACCGCAATTATACCTGCAAGAAAGGCAGCATCACCGTGAAGTCGGTGACGCCCTGTTATGTCACCAGCTATGGCATCAGAGTGCCAGGCAGCCATAAATCGGTCGAGAGCGGTAACAAGAAAGGCGACTCCCCGAAGGACCAGCAAGGTGGTTTCAAGGGGCCGAAGGACCTCAAGGACAAGCCGAAGGGCGGTGGCTTCAACGGCAAGGGACCGCAGGACATAAAGTCCTGACCAATGCCCGATCAGGCGGGGCGGCCCAGCGCCGCCCCGCAGGCCTGTGAATTGCTTCACAAGCTGCCTCGCAGTCGCGCGCTATCTCCAGGTCATGCCCAGCGCACAACAGAGCGCCGGGCAGGGGAATGAACCCCATATTCGACAGGAGACAAGAAAATGACCTTGCGACTTTCACTGCTCAGCGCCGCTGCCATCACAGCACTTTTGGCGCAGAACACCGCCCAGGCCGACAGCTATGCCTTTTCGTCCTGCGTTCGTGGCACGCTGGACAGCTTCCTCTGCTCAGTCAGGACCAATGCCGATCTCGGGACGTCACGCAGTGTGGGCGACGGTGATCACGATGGGGGTGGCGACAAGGAGAATGCCGGCGATAACGGGAAGGATCGCGGCAACGGCAATGGCGGCGCCAGTGGTGGCAACGGTGGTGGCAACGATGGTGGTGGTGGTGGCGAAGGTGGCGGCGACTGATTGTCGCCACGCCCTCACCCCGAGGGCCTTCGACCGGGCGCGGGTGGCAGCGATGCCGCCCGCACCGTTTTTGTCAGAAGCAGATCGCTCAGTCCGCGGCCTCCTTGTCCTCATAGCGGCGCAGTTCCTCGACGAAGCCGAGGCTGGTCATGTCGCGCATGCGCATCGGATAGAGAATTCCGTCGAGATGATCGCATTCATGCTGCACCACCCGGGCATGGAACCCCGAGGCCTCGCGCTCGATGACCGTCCCGTTGGGGGCGAGGGCCCGGTAGCGGATGCGCCTGAAGCGCGGCACGGTCCCGGCCAGGCCGGGCACCGAGAGGCAGGCCTCCAGCCCATCGACCATCTCGTCGTCCAGGGGCGTGATTTCGGGATTGATCAGGGCCGTCAGGGGAATGCCGGCTGGCGGGGCGCCCTCTGTCTGGTCTTCGGCGGCGAGTCTGGCGCCGGGGACGTGGAAGATCACCACCCGCAGCGGCATATGCACCTGGGGAGCCGCGAGGCCAGCCCCACCGATATCCGCCAAGGTATCTACCATGTCATTGATAAGTTTATGAATTTCTGGGCTGGTCGGGTCCGCAACGGGGTCGGCGATCCGTTTCAGGACCGGATGTCCCATGCGGGCTATTTTGAGGATGGCCATCGGCGCTTCTTTCGCTATTTGGAAGGAATATGGCCATAAAACAGGGGTTTAGGAAGTCCCCAGCCAATGCCTTCCTGATGCGGCGGGGCTTCACAAGCCGAATTGGCTGTGGTAGAGCATCGCCCGAGACGGGCTTCCAGCTGGGCAGCCCGAGAGAATTCTTCGTTTTTAGTGTTACTCCATTCGGCGAAAGGAGCCGTGGCAAACCGTGCAAGTTCTCGTCCGTGACAACAATGTCGATCAGGCACTGCGTGCGCTCAAGAAAAAGATGCAGCGCGAGGGAATCTTCCGGGAAATGAAGATGCGTCGTAACTATGAGAAGCCGTCCGAGCGCAAGGCGCGCGAATCGGCTGAGGCGGTGCGTCGTTACCGGAAGCTGATGCGCAAGCGCATGGAGCGCGAGGGCTTCTAGTCCCGCCTTCCCGGCAGCCATCAACCGCTGCCGCTTCGACGAGAGAACGCATTTTGCTGTCGCCCTGCCGGTCCTGCCGGCGGGGCGATGACTTTTATGGCGACTTTTTGTCGCTGCCCGGAAGCCTGATTCCGGCACCGGTTAGCTGGTTCTTCATCTGTGTCAGGTATAACCGGCCCTCGACCCGAATAGGAATATGCAGGACCGCACCCTTGATGCAAGGATGCCGCCCGCGGAGACCTTCCAGGGGAACATGATGGCGGACGCGGATACCGAGGTGCCGGATTGGCTGGCCAAGGCAAGTGACCATGTTCAGGCGCTTTACCTCTATTGGCGCACAAAATGCCGTGACGGGCGCTTGCCGCGGCGCATCGACATAGACCCGACTGAAATCCCGAAGCTGCTGCCCTATCTCACCATCGTGGAGGTGGTGGAGGATGAGCGCCGCTACGTTTATCGCCTGGTCGGCACCAAGGAAGTCGAGATACGCGGCCAGGACCCGACCGGAAAATCGGTGGCCGAGGCCTATTACGGACCCTCCGTCGAGGAAGCACACAGCTTCTACAATCAGGTCGTAGCGAGCGCCCGCCCGGTCTATGACGATTCGCCGTTCGTCGGTCCCGATGGGCGCTACAAAGATGACGAGATGCTGTTCCTGCCGCTGGCCGAAGATGGCCGCAAGGTCTCGCGCATTCTGCTGATCACACGCAGCTCGTTGACGCCGGATTTCGCGTGATGGCCGGGCCTGCATCGCCGGAGGATGGAACTGGCGACCCTGCGACCCAGAGGATTGAATCCGCGCTGACCGACGAACCCGTCTGGTTGGCCAAGGCGGGCGCGCAGATTCAGCACATGTATCGCTATTGGCGCGGCAAGGCACGAGATGGCCGATTGCCACGGCGCGCCGATATCGACCCAGCGGATATTCCCCGCCTCCTGTCGCATCTGATGATCGTCGAGGTGGTCGATGATGCGAGGCGCTATGTCTATCGCCTGGTCGGCACCAAGGAAGTCGAGATGCGCGGGCGTGATCCCACCGGCCTCTCCGTGATCGATGGTTTTCTCGGGCCATCGCTTGAAGATGCACTATCGATGTATGACGGCACCGTCCGCTTGCGCACACCGCAATATGACGACAAGCCCTATGTCTCGACCAACGGTCGCTGGGTCAGCGACGAAACCCTGTTCCTGCCCTTGTCGGATGATGGCGCGCGCATCAACCGCATCCTGGTCTTTGCCGCCACTGAACCCTATCGCAAGCCAACCAGGCGCCCCTAGCGGAGCCAGACTTCGATCAGCTGCAGCGACAGGGGCGCACAGTCCAGCCGCGCCCTCACCCCTAGCGGCAGCACAAATTGCGGATCGGTATGGCCGAAATCCATGTTGGCGATGATCGGCAGGTCCGGCCTTCCATATTCGCCGCCGATGATGGCGACCAATGCCGCCTCCAGCGCCAGCTTGTCTTCATCGCTGTAGCGGGCGGCGCGGCCCACCAGCAGGCCGGCGACCTGGTCCCAGATCCCGAGCGCACCATAGCTGCGCAGGATCCGCGAGACCGTCTCGACCGACGGTGCCTCCTCGGAGGTTTCCAGGAACAGGAGCTTGCCCACCCAGAAATCGGCTGGCGGCCAAAAATTCGTCTCGCGCACCATCTCCAGCACCTCGAGGCAGCCGCCGAAGAGGACGCCATCGACGCTCCCCTGCCCTTGCAGCAGCCGCCAGCCTTCATGGGGCCGCAGCGTGTTGACCTGGCCGGCCTTGGTTGCATGGCGCCAGTCCGGATATCCGTCGGTGTATTGCGCATAGGGGCGATAGTCGTGGCCCTGTGCTGCCACGAACAGCATGTGCCGGACATGGGCGGCGTAATCCGGCAGGGCCGCCATCTGCGCAAAGCCCGCCATGACCGAAGGGCCGTGCAGGGTCACAAGGCCGTGCAAGGCGCAGAACAGGTGCAAGGTAGTGGTGTCGGAATAGCCGAGCAGGATCTTGGGATGGGCGGCGATCACCGCGGCGTCGAGATAAGGCAGGATGCGCACGCTGTCATTGCCGCCGATCGAGGCGATGATGGCCTTGATGTCCGGATCGGCGAAGGCGCGGTTGATGTCGGCCGCGCGCAGCTCCGGATGCGCCGCAAGCTCGGCTGCCGGCATGCGCGCCGTGGGGTATTCGACAACACGCAGGCCCCAGGCCTCCAGCAGATGAATGCCCAGATCATAGATGTGCGGAAACACGCTCGGCCCGCCCCAGGACGGCGAGACGATGGCAACGGCATCGTCGATGTGCAGGCGCTCGGATTTCAGCCGGTTCATCCGGCCAGTGTCTCAGGCCTGGCCGAGGTAAACAAGCCGGTGCCGAGGCCCGCGAAGGTTTCATACATGCGCCGCTGCAGCCAGGGGAACTGATCGATGAGCGGCATGGCGAGATCGCGGAGATCGGCCAGCAACCGGGCATCCGACTGGAAGAGCGGCGTCAGCAGCCGGCTCATCATCTGATAGAAGCGGATATGGCGCGCGCGGGCATCTGCATAGGCGCGCTGCGCGGCAGGGAGATCCGGCGCGCGCTGCAAGGCATCGGTGAGGGTCGCAGCATCCAGCATCGCCATGGTGACGCCGGCCCCCAGTTGCGGGCTGGTCGAATGCGCCGCATCGCCAATAAAGACGATGCCGCTGGCAAAGGGGTTGCGCAGGGTGAATTGCGCGTAGCGCGCCAGGGCGAAGGGCGTGAAGTCGGCTGTTCCGTGCAGCAAGGCGGCGGCTTCCGGCCAGATCGTTGTCACGCGGTCGCGCCATTGTTCGAAGCCACCGGCAAGCAGCGCGCCATGATCCTGCGGCTTCAGGCTCCAGAACAAGGTGACCAGCGGCGTGGTGTCGTCCGGTAGATGCCCGACCGGCAGCACGCCCACCATGTGGCGCGCCGCGACATAGCGTTGCACGAGGATGTCGCGCGCAAAGTCCGTATTGGGGAGGCTTGCCCAAATGGCGCCATAGCGATAGGGGCTGGGAGCCGCCACGGCACCGGCCAAACGGCGCAGATGTGAATTGACCCCGCTGGCATCGACGATGAGATCGGCGGCCGGCAACGCGCGGCCATCTTGGCTCACCGGTTGCACACGACCACCGGCAAGGTGCATGACATCGGTAATCTCGGTCGCGGTTTCAAGCGGAATGCCGCGCGCCTTCGCCGCCTTCAGCAGAACGGCAAAGAGCGACGCGCGGTGGATGCCGAGACCGTAGAGATCGTCGCGCAAGGCGGTGTAGTCGACCTCGACCAGCTTCCGCCAATCCGGCGCCGTCCAGCCGCGAAAGCGCGTGATGCGGGAGCCAAGCGCCTCGACCTCGGCACGGCAGCCGATGCGCTCCAGCGCCAGCAGGCCGGCAGGCTGGAGCATGAGGCCGGCCCCCACCGGCCGGGCCTCGGCAAAGCGTTCATAGATGATGGGCCGGTGGCCGGCATCGGCCAAAAAACAAGCGGCTGCGAGACCTGCCGGTCCGCAGCCGCTGATGGTAATCTCAAGAGGTCGCAAGAGCGTACTTAGTGCCCGAAGGCCTTCACCACGTCCTCGCACATCTTCTTGGCATCCCCGAACAGCATCATGGTGTTGGGGCGGAAGAACAGCTCGTTCTCGACGCCGGCATAGCCCGTGGCCATCGAGCGCTTGATGAAGAGCACGGTCTTCGCCTGCTCGACGTCGAGGATCGGCATGCCGTAGATCGGACTCTTGGGGTCGGTCTTGGCGGCCGGGTTGGTGACGTCATTGGCGCCGATGACGAAGGCCACGTCCGCCTGCGCGAAGTCGCGGTTGATGTCCTCGAGCTCGAACACCTCGTCATAAGGCACGTTGGCTTCAGCGAGCAGCACGTTCATATGTCCCGGCATGCGGCCCGCCACCGGATGGATGGCGTAGGTGACTTTGACGCCCTCCTTCTTCAGAAGATCGGCCATTTCGCGCAAGGCATGCTGTGCCTGTGCCACCGCCATGCCGTAACCCGGCACGATGATGACGCTGGCCGCATTCTTCATGATGAAGGCCGCATCATCGGCACTGCCGGCCTTGACCGGACGGTCGGCGGCCTTCGCGCCACCCGCCGCTGCCGCACCACCGGAATCGGTGCCGAAGCCGCCTAAGATGACGTTGAAGATCGAGCGGTTCATGCCCTTGCACATGATGTAGCTGAGGATGGCGCCGGACGAGCCCACCAGCGCGCCCGTCACGATGAGGAGCGGATTGGAGAGGGTGAAGCCGATGCCGCAAGCTGCCCAGCCGGAGTAGGAGTTCAGCATCGAGACCACGACCGGCATGTCGGCGCCGCCGATGGGGAGGATCACCAGGAAGCCCAGCACCAGCGAGACCACCACCAGTGCCCAGAACAAGGGCTGCGACTGGCCAAGGATGAGGGCCACGATCAGCGCCACGATGGCGATGCCGAGGGCCGCGTTGAGGAAATGCTGGCCCTTGAACACGAGCGGTGCGCCGGAGACCAGTCCCTGCAGCTTGGCGAAGGCGACCACCGAGCCGGTGAAGGTGATGGCACCGATGGCAACACCGAGGCCCATTTCAATAAGCGAGCCCGGATGAATGTCGCCGGGCGTACCGATGTGGAACTCGGCCGGCGCATAGAAAGCGGCACCAGCCACGGCGACGGCGGCAAGGCCCACGAGACTGTGGAAAGCCGCAACCAGCTGCGGCAGGGCCGTCATCTGGATGCGCTGGGCAATGACCGCGCCGACGGCGCCACCGATCGCCAGCGCCACGATGATGCCGACAAAGGACGAGCCAGCGACGCTGGGCAACGCCAGGGTCGTGCCAATCGCAATCACCATGCCGACGATGCCGTAGCGCAGGCCACCCTGCGAGGTGGCGGGGCTGGAGAGCCCGCGCAGGGACATGATGAAGCAGACCGAGGCGATGAGATAGAGGAAGGCGGCGAGATTCTGGCTCACTTACTTGCCCCCCTGCTTCGGCGTTTCTTTTTTCTTGAACATCGAGAGCATGCGGTAGGTCACGAGGAATCCGCCGAAGATGTTGACCGCGGCCAGCGCCACGGCAACGAGCCCCATGCCCTGGCTGATCCCGAAGGCCGCCGCCCCCGAGGCAATGAGGGCGCCCACGATGATCACCGAGGAGATGGCGTTGGTGACGGCCATCAGCGGCGAGTGCAAGGCGGGTGTGACGCGCCACACCACGTAATAGCCGACGAAGCAGGCCAGCACGAAGACGGTGAAGAGCTGCACGAAAGGTATGTGGTCAGCAGGCGCCAGAGCAGCGGCGACATCGGCGACCGTTGTTGTCTCATCCATGGCAATATCCCCTAGCCTTGAAAGTTGGGATGGATCACCTGGCCGCCCTTGGTGAGGGCGACGCCTTTGACGATCTCATCTTCCCAATTGATCTTGAGCTGCTTGCTGTCCTTGTCGATCAGGAGTGTGACGAAGTTCAGCAGGTTCTTGGCGTAGAGCGCCGTGGAATCGGCTGAGAGGCGGCTCGGCACATTGGCGTGGCCGACCAGCTTCACGCCGTGTTTCTCGACCACCTTGCCCAGTTCCGAGAGCGGGCAATTGCCGCCCTGCTCCACCGCGAGGTCGACGATGACCGAGCCCGGCTTCATCGACTTGACCATGTCCTCGGTCACGAGCACCGGCGCCTTGCGGCCCGGGATGAGCGCCGTGGTGATGACGATGTCTTGCTTCTTGATGTGGTCGGCGACGAGCGCGGCCTGCTTGGCCTGATATGCTTCCGACATGGGCTTGGCGTAGCCGGCGGTCGTCTCGGCCTGCTTGAACTCGTCATCCTCGACCGCAACAAAGGTGGCGCCGAGGCTCTTCACCTGCTCCTTGGAAGCGGGCCGCACGTCTGTTGCCGACACGATGGCACCGAGACGCCTGGCGGTCGCGATCGCCTGCAGCCCGGCAACACCGGCACCCATCACAAGGACGCGCGCGGGCGCCACGGTACCGGCCGCCGTCATCATCATCGGGAAGGCACGGTTGAATTCCGCCGCCGCGTCAATGACCGCCTTGTAGCCGGCGAGATTGGCCTGGGACGAGAGCACATCCATCGACTGGGCGCGGCTAATGCGCGGGACCAGCTCCATGGCCATCGCATCGACGCCGGCCGCGGCATAGGCAGCCACCTGTTCCTTGGCGCCGTGGGGATTGAGGATGGCGATGAGCGTCGTGCCCTTGGGCAATTGCGCCAGCTCATCGGCACCCTCGGCGGCGGTCATTGGCCGCTGCACCTTGAGGATGACATCGGCGCCCGCAACGGTCGCCGCGGCATCGGCCGCGATCCTGGCGCCCGCGGCTTCGAAGGCGGCGTCAGAGATCGAGGCGGCGACACCGGCCCCGGCCTCGACCACCACCTCGGCACCCAGGCCGATATACTTCTTCACCGTTTCCGGCGTGGCCGCGCAGCGCTTTTCATGCGCGCGCCGTTCCTTCAGGATGCCGATCTTCATGCGCTCCCCAATCTTCTTCTGGATCTAAACCGTTGAACCGGCTGAATTAATCTATGAGAATCGGGACCAGCGCCCGAGCTGCGTCCCCCACCCTCAAGCGGCGGGAAGATTGCCGGGGGAAAACGAGGGTGGCAAGCGGGTTTAGGCAGGGCTCGGTGCGTTATGCCATCACGCAAGCTGATGCCTGAGGCGGTCAACTTGCAGATTCCGGTTTCGTTGCTGGCGCCGCTTCTTGAGGGCTGCAGCGATGATACCTTGCCGCAGGAGCGGCGCTCCCAATATCAAACTCCAAAGCCCTGCCAAGTAAGCTACTAGCCCAATGAACTTCCACTGCCTTGCTGCCTTACGTTCCTCGGCGGCAACTGTCCTGGCTGTGCGAAGCAGCTCTTCCTTGACGTTCGAGGCCGCGAGCAGGTCAAGCGCGTTCTTGGCAATCTCCGCAGTCTTGGCAACTCCTTCGGGGTTCGCCGACCAGTCAGCCTTGCTGAGATCGCGAAGGTTCTGAGAGAACGCCCAAAGAGCTGCTTCAGATCCGCATGTTCGTCCATCATCCGGTTCGTCAAATGGCGATTGTGTTTCAGGAGATAGCTGCATTGACAGCATCCGCTCAGCAAGGGCCTGCTGGGTAGCCCAGAAGCCATTTGCCAAGAATGGGCACTCAGGTGCTCCTTCTGACTCAAACCGAGAAAGCTTAGATGCCGCCCCCGCCAAATCCGACACGGCCCGACCTTTAACAGCGAATGCGTTCAGATAGAGCCTTTGTGCACGACCTGCCATATCTGCGTCAGCCAATGCAGCCAGTTCCGGCAATGTCGACAAGCCGGTTGGCACGGTAAGTTGAGAGTTGTCCGGGATCGACGCAACGACGAGGACCAGTTCCTCAGAGTCAGATGCAGATCGCAGCAGTGGCGGCAAACCAAGTACGAGCGGCGCTATTCCCCAACCAATCGCGACGACCCAATACAGCGGAAACTTGTGAGCCTTGGGCAATCGCATGTCGCACCGAGAGTTGTCAGCGAAATTCCCGCAAGAGTAGCTCTGGAAAGCGGGCTAGGTCAACCAACGAGCCCCACTTCCTTCAACGCCGCCTTCTGGCGCTTGGCGAGCGCCTTTACGTCGAAGTCGCGGATGAGGTCGTGGAACAGCTGGTACCAGTTGATCTCGGCTTTGAGATGCAGGAAGACGGACCCCAGGCCGATCGCGGCGCGGTCCATGAAGACGAATTCCTTGGGCGGCGTCACTGGCCCCAGGCGCCTGAGGTCGGCGTGGACGTTCTCGGCCACCTCGCGGCCATAAATGCCGCTCTCAGCTTCCTGGATCTTGCGGGTGCGGTCCTCGAGCAGCGGGCCGTAGACGAATTTGGCCCAGCGGTTGAGGACGTCGATCACCTCGTTGTTCAATCCCTTGAAACCCCAGCTCTCATAGGCGTGGACCGCCATGTCGCGGTCGCCACGCTCCAGCGCCCAATAGAGATC carries:
- a CDS encoding 30S ribosomal protein S21, producing the protein MQVLVRDNNVDQALRALKKKMQREGIFREMKMRRNYEKPSERKARESAEAVRRYRKLMRKRMEREGF
- a CDS encoding LD-carboxypeptidase, coding for MNRLKSERLHIDDAVAIVSPSWGGPSVFPHIYDLGIHLLEAWGLRVVEYPTARMPAAELAAHPELRAADINRAFADPDIKAIIASIGGNDSVRILPYLDAAVIAAHPKILLGYSDTTTLHLFCALHGLVTLHGPSVMAGFAQMAALPDYAAHVRHMLFVAAQGHDYRPYAQYTDGYPDWRHATKAGQVNTLRPHEGWRLLQGQGSVDGVLFGGCLEVLEMVRETNFWPPADFWVGKLLFLETSEEAPSVETVSRILRSYGALGIWDQVAGLLVGRAARYSDEDKLALEAALVAIIGGEYGRPDLPIIANMDFGHTDPQFVLPLGVRARLDCAPLSLQLIEVWLR
- a CDS encoding PAS domain-containing protein, with the protein product MADADTEVPDWLAKASDHVQALYLYWRTKCRDGRLPRRIDIDPTEIPKLLPYLTIVEVVEDERRYVYRLVGTKEVEIRGQDPTGKSVAEAYYGPSVEEAHSFYNQVVASARPVYDDSPFVGPDGRYKDDEMLFLPLAEDGRKVSRILLITRSSLTPDFA
- a CDS encoding peptide deformylase yields the protein MAILKIARMGHPVLKRIADPVADPTSPEIHKLINDMVDTLADIGGAGLAAPQVHMPLRVVIFHVPGARLAAEDQTEGAPPAGIPLTALINPEITPLDDEMVDGLEACLSVPGLAGTVPRFRRIRYRALAPNGTVIEREASGFHARVVQHECDHLDGILYPMRMRDMTSLGFVEELRRYEDKEAAD
- a CDS encoding PAS domain-containing protein, with amino-acid sequence MAGPASPEDGTGDPATQRIESALTDEPVWLAKAGAQIQHMYRYWRGKARDGRLPRRADIDPADIPRLLSHLMIVEVVDDARRYVYRLVGTKEVEMRGRDPTGLSVIDGFLGPSLEDALSMYDGTVRLRTPQYDDKPYVSTNGRWVSDETLFLPLSDDGARINRILVFAATEPYRKPTRRP
- a CDS encoding FAD-dependent monooxygenase, translating into MRPLEITISGCGPAGLAAACFLADAGHRPIIYERFAEARPVGAGLMLQPAGLLALERIGCRAEVEALGSRITRFRGWTAPDWRKLVEVDYTALRDDLYGLGIHRASLFAVLLKAAKARGIPLETATEITDVMHLAGGRVQPVSQDGRALPAADLIVDASGVNSHLRRLAGAVAAPSPYRYGAIWASLPNTDFARDILVQRYVAARHMVGVLPVGHLPDDTTPLVTLFWSLKPQDHGALLAGGFEQWRDRVTTIWPEAAALLHGTADFTPFALARYAQFTLRNPFASGIVFIGDAAHSTSPQLGAGVTMAMLDAATLTDALQRAPDLPAAQRAYADARARHIRFYQMMSRLLTPLFQSDARLLADLRDLAMPLIDQFPWLQRRMYETFAGLGTGLFTSARPETLAG
- a CDS encoding NAD(P) transhydrogenase subunit alpha, giving the protein MDETTTVADVAAALAPADHIPFVQLFTVFVLACFVGYYVVWRVTPALHSPLMAVTNAISSVIIVGALIASGAAAFGISQGMGLVAVALAAVNIFGGFLVTYRMLSMFKKKETPKQGGK
- a CDS encoding NAD(P)(+) transhydrogenase (Re/Si-specific) subunit beta; protein product: MSQNLAAFLYLIASVCFIMSLRGLSSPATSQGGLRYGIVGMVIAIGTTLALPSVAGSSFVGIIVALAIGGAVGAVIAQRIQMTALPQLVAAFHSLVGLAAVAVAGAAFYAPAEFHIGTPGDIHPGSLIEMGLGVAIGAITFTGSVVAFAKLQGLVSGAPLVFKGQHFLNAALGIAIVALIVALILGQSQPLFWALVVVSLVLGFLVILPIGGADMPVVVSMLNSYSGWAACGIGFTLSNPLLIVTGALVGSSGAILSYIMCKGMNRSIFNVILGGFGTDSGGAAAAGGAKAADRPVKAGSADDAAFIMKNAASVIIVPGYGMAVAQAQHALREMADLLKKEGVKVTYAIHPVAGRMPGHMNVLLAEANVPYDEVFELEDINRDFAQADVAFVIGANDVTNPAAKTDPKSPIYGMPILDVEQAKTVLFIKRSMATGYAGVENELFFRPNTMMLFGDAKKMCEDVVKAFGH
- a CDS encoding Re/Si-specific NAD(P)(+) transhydrogenase subunit alpha; its protein translation is MKIGILKERRAHEKRCAATPETVKKYIGLGAEVVVEAGAGVAASISDAAFEAAGARIAADAAATVAGADVILKVQRPMTAAEGADELAQLPKGTTLIAILNPHGAKEQVAAYAAAGVDAMAMELVPRISRAQSMDVLSSQANLAGYKAVIDAAAEFNRAFPMMMTAAGTVAPARVLVMGAGVAGLQAIATARRLGAIVSATDVRPASKEQVKSLGATFVAVEDDEFKQAETTAGYAKPMSEAYQAKQAALVADHIKKQDIVITTALIPGRKAPVLVTEDMVKSMKPGSVIVDLAVEQGGNCPLSELGKVVEKHGVKLVGHANVPSRLSADSTALYAKNLLNFVTLLIDKDSKQLKINWEDEIVKGVALTKGGQVIHPNFQG